In Glycine soja cultivar W05 chromosome 10, ASM419377v2, whole genome shotgun sequence, the genomic stretch tatgcatattaGGATGATCTTCTATGAGGTAATATCTACAAGTTTTTGTCTTCAGATAACTTGCTTTGATAATAAAACCTTTGACTATTAATCCTTTGATTTTTGGTATAGACACCTTTCTGCTAGCATGTATCTGTGTTTTGAGCTTACTCAACACGTGAATAAACCACATATATCTGATCAAAACTGTGCACTAGAATGCTATGCTAGTGATCCTATGTTATCCAATTATTTTGTGATTAGATACTTGAGGGtttaattattactttattaCTATGAAATAGTTCGACACACAAAAATTGAACAGAAGATAGTAATTATACACTAACCATGTTTTCATGATCGATCATTTTTTCATGATGTAGACAAATAAGGAGAATGAAAACtatctaatttgattttttctgTCATAAAATTTTCACTCATcacttattttattgatttgtcTTATTATTTTAGTTGATTTTGTAAGGTCAAATTCCTAAAATAATAGTGGGATTTTTGCTTattgacataaaataaaaatcttatggGAACAACCTATTAATTGTGCAGGATTAGTGTTATCCAAAATCTAGTACACTTGACTATTTGAGTTTCATCTTTTATTGTGTAATTGTCTTGACAATCGCTTTGAAATGCTTTAAACCCAAATCTTGTTATGTTATCAAAATGACAAATTCACTTGGCTAAGTTTGCTTTCCTTAATTACATGATGAGCCTCACAGGTTACTGCAATAAACACAGCTATGGCTGCTCTCACAAAGACTGTTGGTGTGTTTCCAAAGGAACGGGCAATTGTAGATAGAGAACGTGCTAAAGGCTCCTATTCCTTGGGCCCCTATCTGTTCTCAAAATTGTTGGCTGAGATTCCCATTGGAGCAGCATTTCCATTAATGTTTGGTGCTGTTTTGTATCCAATGGCACGTCTTCATCCTACTATGCAAAGGTGTTGTAGTTTGAATCAAATTGcaattttctttcatattttactttttgggaAAGTAGTAGATTGAAATTTTCTGTAATTCTTTATATGACGAGGACTGAGAAATGTGTATGATTTTCTAAACATCCCTCACAATCCATTATTGCCATTGTTTCATTTCTGAGAATTATTTATATTGGCCAGTCCCAAAGGCTGTAGGGGTATACATACATAGGTGGTGACCAATGAATATTCTgtagataaaaaataacattaaatattttcccttttctcttcatctttttttgtattcattataaaaaagaagaaagaattcaAGGCaatatggggggggggggtggatTTTATCCCTTATGTCACCATCTCTTCATCTCTTCACTCTCCTCCTTTATTCCTTTATTCTCTTGAAAGCTTGATTCCTGTTAATTCTTCCCATCTCTTATAATTGACTTATTAGTTTGACATTCTAGATTTGGGAAATTCTGTGGCATTGTTACTATGGAATCTTTTGCTGCATCTGCTATGGGTCTTACTGTTGGTGCTATGGTTCCAACCACTGAAGCAGCAATGGCAGTAGGCCCCTCTCTCATGACAGTTTTTATTGTATTTGGAGGGTACTATGTCAATCCTGAGAATACCCCAATCATCTTCCGTTGGATTCCTAATGTTTCTCTGATTAGATGGTAAGCACAGTTCTGATTTATGAGTGAGCAAGGAGTTAACTTCAACTATATAGCATGTACTAGGAAACAGAACTTTATTGATATACTTGCAGAGTTTAATTATGGTTTCCCTTGCTCTAATACTAATGAATACCAAATTGATTTATGCACACTTTCAGGGCTTTTCAGGGACTTTCTATCAATGAATTTAGTGGTCTTCAATTTGACCATCAGCATTCATTTGATATTCAAACTGGAGAACAGGTGACAGTACAGCCATCAatctttttatttcaattgGAATAACAACTTTGATAGAATTGGAAAAAAAGGGATATATTGTGACCACTGGACACCAAAAGTTCAGagaaattttatgaaatattcaaaaaatcttaaaaaggaaaaacaagctGGCAAAAATGGTTCCTTTTGGGTTTTTGACAAGATGCACAGGTGAGGGAGGAAAAAAACCCTGTAATCCTATAAGACTGAATAGACTAATCACCATCAATTTTGAATCAACTTGTATGTTATAATATTACTGAAATATAGTTGATGCTTGAGTATTAGTGCTTTGATTCTCTCCTAGAATATTAACCTGGACTTATAATATGCTTTCATTCAACAACTTCTGTTTAAGTTGAAATTAACTTGCGATCTGCTGTCATCTCTTCTTGGATAACTGTTCCTAGAATAGATAATATCACACAATTATACAAAATACCTATCTGCTTTTCCACTGTCAGAATATATGTGCTTTCTTGAATGCTGATCCAGCTCACTTTGGTATTCCCTTCCCTTTTTACAGGCACTAGAGCGTATTTCCTTTGGAAAAAGTAGGATTAGGGATACGGTGATAGCACAAAATAGAATACTGCTATTTTGGTATTGCACCACCTACCTTCTCCTCGAGAAAAACAAGCCCAAATACCAGCAACTTGAAAGCCCTATTGACCACAGCAAACCTCATTTAAAACTTGAGGAGCTCAATTCTGAACAAGTTGATCAGACAATTGAAGCTCCGCCAGTCAGTCAACTTGATTCCAAACAGCCCCTCGAGTCACCTGAAGTAGATCTTGTTGGCTCTTTTGTCCTTGAAGGTTTGTAATCAGCTGGGCCTACTGCTGTTCTTATCAGATATTCATCTATTTAAACCCATTAGGGTCGGCCTAGTGGTGGGGTTGGGGGTAGATGCATGAGGACTTATGTTCGATCCCCATTGCTGGCATTgtacaaaaaaagaagatattcATCTATTTATTGATTTATCTAATACAGGTACTAAATAGAAAGATACCTTTGCAAAGGATGACCAACAAATACTGAGACAGTAAGCCGTTTCCTATAGAACAGGACAACAAACACAATGTGATATTGGACAACGAAAACATCAGCTTATGCTTACAGGTTGTTAGTTTTTTGGTCGAATTACAGATTGTTATATGTAATAATAAACAGTCATGGTGGATAATCTTGGACTGTCTCATGGTGGTTCCTTTGATTATAGTGACTATTTTCATTAAATGATCAGAGATTCTGTGGAAATCATCCATGATATGGGTTTTTCTTGAGGTTGGTCACAGGTTTCCTTTATATGAACTTAGTTATGAATTACATTGGCCTAATGAGTATCTATTTTAATGGGAGGAGAGGTGAGTGAAAAATAAATTCCTTTTGTTTAATGTAGTTAAAGGAAAGGAGAATAATTTAGTTAACATAGTTTAGCCCCTGGGTTCAAAGAGGTATTTACATTTATGATTTATCTCTCTTTAGGGTGAGGTGAACGTAAGTGATCTTTTGAGTTCAGAAGTTTTTTCTGCCTTGGACTGTTATCATTGCCtctttaagaaaaatttataaaataaatgttaatttactttttacaaTTAAAACTCTGACATCGAATAAGGCTGAAATGAAAtagatttttgtttctttattttcttttaactaaaatgagaaaattatataaaatatttttttggacaATTGaaagaaagtgtaaaaaaagttttagtttatttttcatgtaatataaatcaataattgaatgacaatataaaattattttacattgataatgatatattattttctcaaattatAGCCTATATTGATTGtttatttgtaatttgaatataattttatttgtctatTTAAGGTATAaagcaaattttttatttttctttctttttcgttACATATCAAATAAGGGATTTCtggttttcttttaatattcttctttgtccttttattttattttccattgaACTAAACAGACTGTTGTAAGTTAATACGTAGCTTTGCTGTTTCTTGTCCCAAAGATTTGAACTTTGCCATCGTCGACTTGGATTGCCATGGGTATCACAAGCTCAATTTATCAACTTGTcttcatttcttttaattttttcatcgtATTCGTTTAATTTATGAATCACATATTTTGTTcttatactatttttatttaaattctactACTATTAAATAAAGATGTCATGTCAAATCACAAGCTCAATTTATTAatgtctttatttcttttaatttttttcattttagtcgtTTAATTTATGAATCACCTATTTAGttcttatactattttttaatttaaattttattaaataaagatgTCATGTCAAGGAAAGTTAAATTCTAGACAAGGATCATTATTTATTTGACGCATCGacattcaaatatattattcttaGTATTGTATCGTAGCTTTGCGGCTTAGCCTATGTAACGACTAACGATCATGAATATGATTAGGTacatttatttgatttaaaaattgaatagtCTTCcaaatctcaatatattatggagATAATATCGACCAATTATACACCAAACCAAATCCAACGTGGTGATGTAAGACAAAGAAGGTTCGCTTAGCGTAAGAAACATTCAAATAATTGGACACGCTACCTCCAATTCCAATTACATGGTGTGCCGTAATCCGCAATCTCTCTTTCTTGGAAACTATATCTTAATTTTACGCCCCAACTTCCACTCCACCGTCCTTTAATTTCCTTAACCAACAGCAACAACACACGAAGACGCACATGTATGCAGACATTATATATATGCATCACATGATCATccccataaaataaatatacaacaaCACATTCCAATCACAAAGCCAGCCATTGCAACATTTGATAATTCTtttgaagtcccagaaaatgCAAGCAACCTCCCTATGCTCCCATATGTTTCTATCATACCCTCTTCCAGCCAATTTGTTGCAGCGTAGTGCACCACACAAGTTGTTCAGTGATGGCACCACCACTCGTAGGAGTTTAATCTATGCATCAAAAAGAGACCCTTTTGGGCACCATTATGATGGAAATTTGGTGGATGAGAACATGATCCTTCTTAGAATGCGAATTCGTGAGATTGAGATGGTGGAAATGAAGGGTAAAGCTACTTCGGATTGGAGCGTATGGGAGAAGAAGTATTTTGCTGAGAATTATGGTTCGGATGTATGTGAAGCAGTTGGATTGTTGCAAAGAGTGTTAATGAACACCAGACCTTCTTTTGCATTGGGTATGCTAGCTCTTGTCATGCTAAGCATGTCCATGTCAACGTTGCAAGTTGGGTTTCATTTAATAGAATTTGCCAAGGGAATCATATGATATATATGATCTGAAAGGCCTTTTGCATGCATTAATCTAAGATCCATTCGAAACGATCAAGCACAAATTGGAAAATTCACATTGACAGCACAACTTCCGGTCAAAGCTGGGGCCATGGATTGCGGTCACaaatattgtttatatttttcttattttgttgaaaaaatgttGTTCATACTTATCATgtgtaaaaataacaaaattctttatgtagtaaaaaaaatttaaatagtatTCTTTGAAATTGAAAGTAATGTCGTTTTTTCCTTATTTGGACACTAGAGTAGAGCCACTTTACGAGTAAGTCACGTGACATAGAAAAAGTGGGGCtggaataaaaggaaaaataaaaacacgttGAATATAATAGGTCATTTTTTTACTCGAAAATATATTGCGTATTTTTTTAGGAAGAATATAATGCGTGATTAACGACTACATAAATCTGCTATTTAAATATTACTATAGGAGAAAATGTTGAAAGATGTGGTATCttacaaatataatatttcatcaatttccataaaaaaaaatcatcatgatcaattAGAATCCTTTACATGGAAAACTAGGGTTTGTTAGAACCAGTTTGCCTAAAGATGTCTTTCTTATGGTACTGATTAAAAGTCATAAAGATGTCTTTCTTATGGTActgattaattaatatatatctcagttagattataattaattacaataaataatattattaaaaaagattaGTATATAACCCATGTAACATATATTAttagatttattaattaatatatatacttttttactggaatatatatatatatatatatatatataataattcattgaataaaatgtatatatatatatatatatatatatatatatatatataataattcattGAATAAAATGTCTACATGAAGCACCAGGAGTGCCCAATCAAAAcaagaactaaaatataaaaaaccaaTAATGTCCCAAAGTTCCTTCattgaaacaaaacaaaacttacAAAACAACCTCCCCATCAATGACAGTACCGTAAACAATAAAATGACTAAAACCAAAATGGTATACCAAAAGAAACATTATCCCATCATCGTGTTCAAGCAagacaaatttcaaataattccATTAAAGAGGACTCATTAATTCAAGCAAAATGATGACGAACACTTTTACATAAATCCTTCTAATATCATtgatattaacttttaaatatagATGCAAGGATAAGTACAAATATAGAGAAAGTTTTATTTGGTCATCGTGAAATATTACTAATAGAAAAATTCAattctttttctaaaagatattttttaatttaaaaatataatataaacgtTTTTGTTGGTCCCTtgatgacatcatcaaaatcattgtCATTGATATTAGAATAGAAATAGGATATTGGACTTGAACAAATATTTACACAATCTTTTATGCTTAAATGAGTCATCTTTATAGTTGTTTTGGAATTACTCATGCATTaatataacacaaataataagATACTTATATTGTGCATATTCTGTCTCAAAAAttgataatagaaaaaaatatgtacaatttaaTGATTTCTTTGTTCGTGTTATGTTAAAGCAACAGACATTCAAAACACCTCCATTCAAAATGACTCATCAATTCagcaaaaaagataataaagacATCTGCACAAATCCAATTTCCTATTAATCTTCTAGTATCattgatattgatttttaaatagaGATGCAAAGAGAAGTACAAAAATGgagaaaaatttatttagtcATTATGTTTCTTTAAATATTCAACCAAACAAATTTCGCATAAGACAACTATCCTATCCATTTTCCTTTAAGATTAAGGTAATATTTGGTTAaggaaaaaatcaaaatcactctGAGACTTACTATTATTAGACCAATATAAGTACTACTTGAACTCAATTAATTGAGAGTGACGTCTGAGTAGAGGACTTGAAAGATTTTTACAAAGTTCCTAAAATCAGCTTCAAAGCTTGGGGTATGTATATTACTTCGACTCAACAAGTCTTCGAGTAACCTACTCAAAATCAATAgaatatgatagatttaattaagaaaaaagaaaaaatttatcttctaccaaaaagataaaatatcccctaaaaaatatattatgtattattagagaaaaaaaataagataagttatatttttttcccatttattttattttatgagagaaattgagattttattattcaattttatctcaataaaa encodes the following:
- the LOC114370679 gene encoding uncharacterized protein LOC114370679, translating into MQATSLCSHMFLSYPLPANLLQRSAPHKLFSDGTTTRRSLIYASKRDPFGHHYDGNLVDENMILLRMRIREIEMVEMKGKATSDWSVWEKKYFAENYGSDVCEAVGLLQRVLMNTRPSFALGMLALVMLSMSMSTLQVGFHLIEFAKGII